TGGATGATGGTAACGGTGGATGATAGTGGCGCTGGCAGGATGGTGACGATCCGCCGTCGTTATCCTTCAAGCATAGTTTGCAGCCAGTCTTCCACCCGTGCGCCTAGGGCCGCGAGGGAATAATGTTCTTCAGCAGCTTGGCGGCAGCGGTGGCGATCCAACTCCGGCAGACGGGCGATCGCTTCCACTAAGGCATCCACGGAATCCGGTTCCACTACCCATCCCGTTTGCCCATGGCTAACAATTTCTGCTGGGCCACCTCGCCGATAGGCAATCACCGGCACGCCACAGGCCAGCGCTTCGATCACCACATTGCCAAAGGCTTCCACCCAGCGCGGCGTCACCAACAACCCTCGACATTGACCCAGTTGGGCCTGTAACTCGGCGGTGGAGAGAAATCCTTGGTAGCTGACATCGGCATTGGGATAGGTGCGACAGACCTGCTGCCAATAGTCTGGATCGGGCATGGCTCCCCAGACTTTCAGGGAGAGATGGCTTTGATCCGCAGCGGCGATCGCATCTTCAATACCCTTCTCGGGAGCAATGCGTCCGACCCAGCCTAGGTAAGTGTCCGGTTCCGCCACAAAGCGATAGTGGGATAAATCCAGACCATTGCCCAAGCAGCGGCAGCGATCGCCAAAACTAAAGGTTTCTGCCTGGGCCAAGCTATGGACGGCAACCGTGTGGGGATAGTGGGCCACGACCTGGGCGATCGCGTCATCCATGGCGTCGGTGAGGGAGGCCATGCTCACCAAGTGGGCAATGGGGCGATCAAACCAGGGGGTGAGGTAAAAGGGCAGCCAATCGTAGGCAAAATTCACCAGCACGTCATATTGAGGTGCCAAGAGCTTGGCTTGCTGCCACATGGCACCGAGTACGGGCTGGGCTGGTAGGGTAATGGCCGCATCCCGTTCCTGGTTTTGGGCCAGGGGTTGCAGCTTGCCCGCGACCGGTATGACGTTGACGTCCCCTAGGCTGGAGCCCGTGGGAGCCAGGATGGTGATCTGATGGCCGCGCTGGGTGAGGGCCTGGGCGATATTGTGTAGGGTGAGTTCAACGCCACCGCCCAGCCCAGAGCCTAGTGGCCCGACTGGCGTGGAGACCAACAAAAGATGAAGCGATCGGCAAGGGTTTACCATTCAACGGTACGCATCCGTAATCTAGATCGTGACCTACCTTTCTGCAGAGCAAGATTCCCAACAGTGGTATACCTTGGGGCTGCACGTCAGGTTGGTTGGGACTGTGGGCTAGGGATCGAGCATGGCAGCTTGTTCAGGGGAATAGCCTGCTAAACGACGCGCCAAGTCAGGATTATAAACCCGTAGGTAGTTCCAATAGTTGCCAAAGACAGATTCTACATAGCCCTTGGTTTCTGGGAAGGGAATTTGCTCCACAAACAGATCGGGATCACTGAAGCCAAAGCGATCGAGCCAGTCGGCTACGCTGCCTGGCCCGGCGTTGTAGCTGGCGATCGCCAATAGAGAATTGTTGCCATATTCTCGATGGGTATAGTCTAGATACCAGGTGCCCAATTTGATGTTGTCATTGGGATCGGTCATCGTAAACTCGCCGATATCGTCGGACTGAGCAGCGATCCAATCCGCGGTTTCTGGCAGCACCTGCATCAGACCTAGAGCTCCGGCTACCGATTCAATTTTGGGCTCAAAGCGCGACTCTTGGCGAATCAGCGAGACCACCAGCAGAGGGTTTAACTGGCGATCGCTCGACCATTCCTGAATCAGATCGTCGTATAAAAACGGATAACGGGCTTGCCAATAGGCAGATTGTTGGCGCAGGGCTTGGTATTGCTGCTGCTCTTCTGGATCCTCGCGCCAGGCCAAGCTTTCCACCATGAAGATGCCTTCTAGGTTGTCGCCCACGCCCAAGCGCATGACGCCATCGGTAAACTGTTGGGCAACCGTCGGCTCCATGCGATCGCGATATTCCACTTGCCAGCGAGTCCAGGCGTCTTGATCCTGTCCCAGCCAGTAGAGTTCCTGCAAGACCTCGGAGCCATCCAGGGGCGTTTGGTGGCGGGGCGGAATTTGAATGGGCACCATTTTCTGTCGGGTGCTGGTGAAGTCGCCCACATCCCACCCGAGGGCGATCGCTGCCCGCCAGGCATAGTAGGAGTCGGGATAATTTCTAAGAATGGTCTCGTAGGCGGCTTGGGCCGCTTGGCTATTGCCAGATTCCTGACTGAGGCGGCCGATCCAGAAGGCTGATTCGGCGGCATGGTCGCTGTTGGGGTTTTCCTCCAGCAGTTGTTTAGCCCAAGCCTGAGCTGTCTCGCGATCATTTGCCTGGAGGGTTCGCTGCACCTGTTGCCAGCGCAGGGTTGCCGCTGCGTCGGATGAGCTGTGCTGGGTGAGCACCGATTGGCGAGCTTGCTGGGCAGATTCAGCGCTTTGCAGTTCGTCGAGGCGATTGGCGCGTTCTAGAAGAGCATCAGCGGCGCGATCAGGGAAGTTTTCCCGCACGATATCTAGATAAGCGATCGCTTGTCTGGATGATGATGTCAGTGATGCTAGGTGAATCAAGCCTTGGGCTGTATCAGGTTCGTTGGGAAAAGTTTCATACAGTCGCTGATAGGCCTGGATGGCATCCTGGGTGCGATCCCCCAACTGCGCGCCCCGTCCAGCTCGGTAAAGGTTGCGAGGGGTGGCGGTGGCGCGGGCATAGGCGCGGCCAGCCTGACCATAAATTTGTTTTTCCCAATAGCCAAAGCCGATGGTTTCCCAGTCTTCTGGTGTCAACTCTGCAGTATGATCTTCTGCCAACTCATTGAGCACCGCGCCGCTGTTGGGTAAGTGCAGCCCGTAGCGGGCCAGCAGCCGCAGCAGATCGACCTGACCAGGATTGCTGGTGAGCCGGGCTTGGGCAATATCGAGGGTGCGGGGATGGGAGGGAAAGTTGGCGATCGCCCGATCCCAATATTGGGTGTCGCTGCTGGTGATGCCGATGGCATAGAGCGCCTCTACGGATACCGGATCGTCGGGATAATCATTGGCCAACTGCTGCCAGGTTTCCAACGCTTCGGCTCGCTGATCTAAAGCTTCGTGGGCAAGGGCCGTTTGGTACAGCACGTAGGGCGCAAAGGGAGAATACTCTGCTTCCAGACCTTGGAGCCACCGGAGGGCCTCTTGGGGTTGCCGTTGGTTGAGCAGGTCGGTGGCCAGGAGATAGCGGGCCCGGCTTCGTTCTAGGGAAGCTTCGGGTTGGTTGGCGATCGCTTCTAGATCAGCCTGGCGTGCCTCGGCGGGGAGGGATACCAGAGCCAGCACCGCCGATTCGCGGTTGGCATCAAGGTCTTGGTCGGCAAAGAGATCGTCTGAGATCTCGTTAGATTGACCGACGATGGGCAGCCGGTTGAGCAGCCCTGGATAGCGAAATGCGGTAATTGCGCCGCCCAACGCTAGGATGATCGCTCCTGCTCCAAGGGCTAGGGCGATTTTACCTGGTGTTTCTTGGAGTGGCTTCACCATGAATTGACGTCATATAGGTCGCTGAGCAATACATCAATATCTCGATGACCAGACCAAGCTGCTGCCTGGCTCATCTGCCCCCAGATTCTAGCACTCCCATCAATGACGCGATCGCCATCCCATGACAGCGGCGATCAGACCCAAACAGCCAATCCCCATCAGCCCCGCCAAGGGATTTTGATCAATACCCGTGACCCATTCGGGAACGCGATCGCCATAGTCAATCCATTCGCCCACATGCAGCACATAGGATCCCCACACCAATCCCGCATGGAGACCAATGGGCAGACCCAACTGGCCGCGTCGGGTGAGCCCTCGCCAAGTAGCGGTGGATCGCTTGGCCCACACGAGCGTCAGCCCCAGCAGCACCAGTCCGGGGAAGCCGGGGAGGGTGCGCAGGATCTCGGTAGGCGGCTTCAGGTAATGCAAAATCGCGAAGATCAGGCTACTGCTCCACAGGGCGACGGCGGGGCGATAGTCTCGCTCTAGCTCATCCAGCAGCCAGCCTCGAAACACCAGTTCTTCCCCCACGCCGACCCCCACACCGACCAGCAATCCCTGCAGGGCGACGGGCAGCAACGACCAAGAGGGCGATCGCCACGTCACCCAGCCCAGCAGGCTTGCTAGACCATAGAGTGCCATCAGACTTAGCAGACCCACCAGCAAGCCCGCCAGCAACTGCAGGCGATTGCTGAGCGAACCACTCAAGCCATAGTGCTGCAAGGGGCGTGGATAGCCATGCACCGACCACCCCCAGAGACGTACCAGGGTCACAAACTCAACTCCTAAAATCACCATCACCACAATGGTGCGGGTGTTGGCATCGGGAATCACCCAATACCCTAAGGCGGCAAAGGGCAGCCAAGCGATCGCCAGCCAGATCAAAAATGTGATCAGGCGACGGGGGGCAGACTGATGGCGCGTGAGCGTAGGGGTACCCTTCAACAGAACCCTATCCTCAAAAAACAGCAGGTATTCAAGCTATTCGTCGGGTTCCATGGTGCTGATTAATCCATGGTTTTTCAGCGTTTCACAATAAAACTCCGCATGTTCTTGGGCACAGGTAATCACCAGGGCCAGGCCGTTGGTATGGGCCTCCATCATGATATCGACCGCTTGAGGCTGGGTTAAACTTGCCACGGTCTGCATGAGGGTCTGCACGACATACTCCATGGAGTTGTAATCATCATTGTGGAGAAGAACCCGGTAGCGGGGCGCAGGCTTCCGTACCGTTGAACTCCGTTCAAGGGTTTCGACTGACACAGAGCTAAACCTCTCGTTCTACTTCCAAGTGGGACAATCGGACGCCGTTGATCATCCTTCTGCCGTTTGGCAACCTAGCAGGATGATTCGACCTTGCATCAGAATGGGTGACAATGCAATGGCCCGAGCAGCGACCCAGTGAGTGAGGATTGGTCTGCGATCGCGCCACAGGTTGCATTTGCATTGCTTAATATTTCTAACATCATTTATACCATTCCTGCTTCGGATTCTGGTGGGGGTGGGCGGGAGTGCAATAACACCCTGCCGCACCATCAACTGTGTCTAATTGCCGAGGTGATCGGGGTCTAATCGTTCGTTCATGGGCGACCACGAGATCTGGACGCCATGGCTGAGTCCCCCCGATTCCCGCAGCGATCGCTGAGCATGGAGCCAAGATTCTTGCTTCATAATTTGTAATACTAGAACTAGATCCATCGCTTCTTGCTGCACCCATGACGACTCTTCCTCCCACCTCTGCCCCACCCACGGTTCAAACTTGGACATGGCGCACCTACCCCATTACCTATGCCCAGGAGGGCATCCAAGGGCCTGCCATTGTTCTGGTTCACGGTTTTGGCGCGTCTTGGGGGCACTGGCGCAAACTCATGCCCTTGTTGGCAGAGCACTACCAGGTCTATGCCTTGGATCTTCTAGGATTTGGAGCCTCTGCTAAGCCTACGCCTGGGGAGGCGATCGCCTATACCTTTGAGACCTGGGGAGCCCTCGTGGGCGACTTTTGCCGCGAGGTGGTGCAGGCTCCGGTGACGGTGGTGGGCAATTCCATTGGCTGTGTGGTGGCCATGCAAACGGCGGTCGATTATCCCGACTGGGTGCAGGGCGTGGCGTTGATCAACTGTTCTCTGCGGCTCTTGCACGATCGCTATCGCAGCACGCTGCCTTGGTTCCGGCGCACGGGGGCGGGCATGATGCAGAGTATTCTGGGTGTCCAATGGCTAGGACGGCAGTTTTTCCAAGCGATCGCCAAGCCCAAGACGGTTCGCCGGATTTTACTGCAGGCCTATGCCCAACCAGAAGCCGTTACCGATGACTTGGTGACCATGTTGATGACCCCAGCGGCTGATGTAGGCGCTGCGGATGTATTCCTGGCCTTCACCCGCTATTCTCAGGGGCCGTTGCCGGAGGATCTCCTGGCGATCTTGCCCTGTCCGGCCCTGATCCTCTGGGGAGTTGAGGATCCCTGGGAGCCGATTGATCTGGGGCGGCGGCTGGCTGAGTTTGACTGTGTCGATGCCTTCATTCCCCTAGAGCGGGCGGGGCACTGTCCCCAGGATGAAGTGCCGGAGGTGATTGCTCCCTTGCTGCAGGACTGGATGAACCAGAAACGGGCGATCGCCCCCTCTATGTAACGAGGGCTTGATGGTTCGCCTGCCCATGCCTACGGTAATGTTCTGAAGAGTGACAAATTATAGGGATTTATAACAGTTATGAGAGCCGCTAAAGCCCTCAAAGTGGCTTGACAAGAGGTGTCCAACTCTTTTTAAAAAATGTGTTTCGGATGCTCTTTGGGAAACTGACGCGTATACTGGCACGCATACCGCGTCTACAAGGCCCATGTCAAGTCTCCAAATGCGCCTCATTGAGTTCTTGCAGCAAGAGCTTCGCATTCCACATAACTCCATCGCCACGGCTCTCCGCCATCCGGAAGGACAAACGCCGCATTTGTTGCCCATGGTGCTCTGGCAATATGGGTTGGTGACCTTGGAGCAGCTTGACCGCATTTTTAATTGGTTAGAAACGGCTCCAGGGCGTGACGATTACACCCCTAGCTGCTCTTGAGCGTTGGGGTTTATGTCAGCCCTAGTCTGATATGGGAATGCTCTGTCTAGATCTGTTCCCACCGGTCTGAGCAACGTTACGGGGTGATCTAATCCAAAGTAAGGGTGGATTCAACCCGATCGAGTGAAGTGCGATAATAATCAAGATTGAGTCACTGCTGACAGAATCACGCTTTAGACTTATGTCAGTCTAGGTGGAAGCTTTTCCGCGATCGCCAGATGTCTGGGCAAAGGAGTTCGCGTCTGATGTGGGGGCTGCTAGGTATGGGAAACGGCTGAACCATAGAAGCTTAACCCTAGAAACAGTTGCGTAACCCGTTGCATCCAGATCACCGAGTTACAGGTCTAGGAACATAAACACCGCTGGCGGGATGGGGAAACCTGTTGGTCTAGGCGGTGTGGATGAACCAGAAAGAACAGACCGGCTGTTGAGAATCCCCGCCCCTCAAGTTCGGGGAAGCGATCAACTGTGCACGTCAGCCGTAGGACAAACGGTCAAGATGCCTGTGGACGTATCCTTTGCTGGGAATGGCAACATTCTAGGAGGGCGGATGAAGCAGGAAACTCTCAGGAGCGATCTTGGGAATCCAGTACTGTGCCCCTTAGGGGTGCTGGCTGGACAATGTCACATTGT
The Candidatus Obscuribacterales bacterium genome window above contains:
- a CDS encoding alpha/beta fold hydrolase, giving the protein MTTLPPTSAPPTVQTWTWRTYPITYAQEGIQGPAIVLVHGFGASWGHWRKLMPLLAEHYQVYALDLLGFGASAKPTPGEAIAYTFETWGALVGDFCREVVQAPVTVVGNSIGCVVAMQTAVDYPDWVQGVALINCSLRLLHDRYRSTLPWFRRTGAGMMQSILGVQWLGRQFFQAIAKPKTVRRILLQAYAQPEAVTDDLVTMLMTPAADVGAADVFLAFTRYSQGPLPEDLLAILPCPALILWGVEDPWEPIDLGRRLAEFDCVDAFIPLERAGHCPQDEVPEVIAPLLQDWMNQKRAIAPSM
- a CDS encoding glycosyltransferase family 4 protein, with protein sequence MVNPCRSLHLLLVSTPVGPLGSGLGGGVELTLHNIAQALTQRGHQITILAPTGSSLGDVNVIPVAGKLQPLAQNQERDAAITLPAQPVLGAMWQQAKLLAPQYDVLVNFAYDWLPFYLTPWFDRPIAHLVSMASLTDAMDDAIAQVVAHYPHTVAVHSLAQAETFSFGDRCRCLGNGLDLSHYRFVAEPDTYLGWVGRIAPEKGIEDAIAAADQSHLSLKVWGAMPDPDYWQQVCRTYPNADVSYQGFLSTAELQAQLGQCRGLLVTPRWVEAFGNVVIEALACGVPVIAYRRGGPAEIVSHGQTGWVVEPDSVDALVEAIARLPELDRHRCRQAAEEHYSLAALGARVEDWLQTMLEG
- a CDS encoding DUF2949 domain-containing protein; protein product: MSSLQMRLIEFLQQELRIPHNSIATALRHPEGQTPHLLPMVLWQYGLVTLEQLDRIFNWLETAPGRDDYTPSCS
- a CDS encoding CPBP family glutamic-type intramembrane protease — its product is MKGTPTLTRHQSAPRRLITFLIWLAIAWLPFAALGYWVIPDANTRTIVVMVILGVEFVTLVRLWGWSVHGYPRPLQHYGLSGSLSNRLQLLAGLLVGLLSLMALYGLASLLGWVTWRSPSWSLLPVALQGLLVGVGVGVGEELVFRGWLLDELERDYRPAVALWSSSLIFAILHYLKPPTEILRTLPGFPGLVLLGLTLVWAKRSTATWRGLTRRGQLGLPIGLHAGLVWGSYVLHVGEWIDYGDRVPEWVTGIDQNPLAGLMGIGCLGLIAAVMGWRSRH
- the clpS gene encoding ATP-dependent Clp protease adapter ClpS, encoding MSVETLERSSTVRKPAPRYRVLLHNDDYNSMEYVVQTLMQTVASLTQPQAVDIMMEAHTNGLALVITCAQEHAEFYCETLKNHGLISTMEPDE
- a CDS encoding transglycosylase SLT domain-containing protein, which gives rise to MVKPLQETPGKIALALGAGAIILALGGAITAFRYPGLLNRLPIVGQSNEISDDLFADQDLDANRESAVLALVSLPAEARQADLEAIANQPEASLERSRARYLLATDLLNQRQPQEALRWLQGLEAEYSPFAPYVLYQTALAHEALDQRAEALETWQQLANDYPDDPVSVEALYAIGITSSDTQYWDRAIANFPSHPRTLDIAQARLTSNPGQVDLLRLLARYGLHLPNSGAVLNELAEDHTAELTPEDWETIGFGYWEKQIYGQAGRAYARATATPRNLYRAGRGAQLGDRTQDAIQAYQRLYETFPNEPDTAQGLIHLASLTSSSRQAIAYLDIVRENFPDRAADALLERANRLDELQSAESAQQARQSVLTQHSSSDAAATLRWQQVQRTLQANDRETAQAWAKQLLEENPNSDHAAESAFWIGRLSQESGNSQAAQAAYETILRNYPDSYYAWRAAIALGWDVGDFTSTRQKMVPIQIPPRHQTPLDGSEVLQELYWLGQDQDAWTRWQVEYRDRMEPTVAQQFTDGVMRLGVGDNLEGIFMVESLAWREDPEEQQQYQALRQQSAYWQARYPFLYDDLIQEWSSDRQLNPLLVVSLIRQESRFEPKIESVAGALGLMQVLPETADWIAAQSDDIGEFTMTDPNDNIKLGTWYLDYTHREYGNNSLLAIASYNAGPGSVADWLDRFGFSDPDLFVEQIPFPETKGYVESVFGNYWNYLRVYNPDLARRLAGYSPEQAAMLDP